The stretch of DNA CCCTTCCCGTGATCGTCGCTCCAATGTTTCTCGTGTCGTCCGTGGATCTCGTGGTCGAGGCCTGTCGCTCCGGCATAGTCGGCTCAATGCCTACGTTCAACGCGCGCACGCCGGCAATCCTCGACGAATGGCTGGGCCAGATCGGCGATAGCCTGAGAGAAGAAGTCAGCGCGCCCCACGCGATGAACATCATTGCTCACAGCAGCAACACCCGGTTCGACGAAGATCTTGACGTCATCGTGAAGCACCGCGTTCCGCTGGTGATTTCGAGTGTCGGCAATCCGGCGCGCGTGATCGACAAGGTGAATGCCTACGGCGGTCATGTCCTTGCCGATGTCGCCAGCATAAAGCATGCGCGTCGAGCGGCGGAGGCCGGTGTGAATGGACTTGTCTTGCTTTGCGCCGGTGCAGGGGGCCACACTGGCTGGCTCAATCCCTTTGCATTCGTCGAAGAGGTGCGCAGCTTCTTCGATGGTCCGATCGCACTGGCCGGTGGGTTGTCCAACGGCCGTCAGGTCGGCGCGCTCAAAGCGCTTCGAGTTGACTACGCATTCATGGGAACGCGATTCCTCGCTGCGGAAGAGAACCACGCCAATCGAACGTACCGTCAGATGGTGATCGACAGCGGCGCGGATGATATCGTGCTCACGAGCGAAGTCTCGGGTATGCCGGCCAATATGCTGCGCCTGAGCCTCGAACGTTCTGATTTGGACGGCAAACGACCGCCGTCGGGCAAGTTCGAAATGACGCCGAACAATGACTCCCAGCGCGCCTGGCGAGACGTCTGGGGAGCAGGACATGGCGTGGGCGGCGTGAGAGAAGTCGAGCCAATTCGCGAGATTGTTACCAGGTTGAAAACGGAGTTCGCAGGCGCGCTCGGTGTCTCGAATGGCGAATGACCGCAGCTTGAGGTTCGACGCCGTTCTGCAAACGGGGGTCTCAAGGCTGCCGGTTCACGGAGCGAGCTTGAGGCTTATTTTCCGGTTCTGGCTGCTTGTTCTCCAGAATCGCTCAATTGCGGAAATCCAGCAAGATCGGTTTTGATTCGACGACCGAAGGCACGATACCATGCGGTAGCGTCATGGGTCTTCGCATCTTGTGCCTCGAACAGGTCTCCGAGCCGGCCAAATGGCCGCCTTGAGTTTCAGAACGATGCGGGCTCTACTGCAAAGCCATTGAAAATTGTTGCATTTTGAATATATCCTAATGACTTCATTGTTAAAATACCTGCCTGTCAGCTTTACCACCGGTTAGCGAAGCAGGTAGTTGGTTTAGAGGATGTTTCATGGCGCGCTGGAAAAACTCACTCCGCACCAGCGAGGAAATCAGTGGGCTCAAGCGAGAAGCTGTTGTGCGCGAGTCCGGACGCATCTTCAGCCGTCGAGGCTATCACAACGCGTCGCTCGACGATGTCGCCAAGGCGCTGAATGTTTCCAAGGGTACCTTGTACAACTACACCAAGGACAAGGAAGAAATCTTGTTCCAGTGTTGCACCATGGCGCTCGACATCGGCGAAAAGGCGTTCGAGGCGGCGAAGTCGGGCATGAACGGAGCCGAAAAACTGCGAATCACGCTTCGCAATTATATCGCGATGCTACACGATGAATTGGGGGCTTGCGGCGTTATTACCGAGATCGACGCCATGACGCCGGCGCATCGCAAGGTGATAGTCGCCCGCCGCGACGATCATCAACAGCGCTTCATAGCAATGATGGAGGAAGGGACCGCCGACGGCAGCCTGCGGATGGTGGATGTCAAGCTTGCCGTCTACACGTTTATGGGCGCGATTAATGCAATTCCTCGCTGGTATTCACCTCAGGGCCGCCTTACCAACGAGCAGATCGCCGATGGGATGGTCGACCTGCTGATGAATGGACTATGTTCGCCGCAGAGCCCGCCTGACCAGACCACCAAGCGGCGGCGCAAGGTGCGTTGATCGTGAGGTGGGGTCTCGATCTCGACGGAGTGCTGCGGGATTAAGCGCCGCTACACTGAAACGGAATAGCCCCCATTGACTGGATAGGTTTGGCCGGTGATCCAGCTTGCCGCATCGGAAGCGAGGAAGAGAATCATGTTCGCCGCATCGCTTGGCTCTCCCATCCGGCGGATGACGTAGGCGCGCAGTATTCTCTTCATCGTGTCGTCATCTGGCACCAATCCCGCCACCCCAGGCGTGTTGACGCCCGCCAGCGCGATGCAGTTGGCTGTAACGTTGTGGCGCCCGACCGCCTTGGCCAGTCCGCGCATGAAGCCCGCGGCGCCCGCTTTGGCACCCGAGTAGACGGCCAGGTGCGGCTCGCCGACACGGCCGGCATCGGAAATGACCGTAATGACGCGCCCTGCGTTGCGGCTCAGCATGCCAGGGATCGCCGCGCGCGTGCAGTTGAGCACGCCGTACAGATTCGTGCCCAACCAGCTTGCCCAGTCGTCCGGGCCGGTTTCCCAGAATGGCTTAATGTCCGACAGTCCCTGCGTCGGGCCTGCATTGCCCGCATTGTTAACGAGGATGTCGATCCGGCCGAATTCGCCTTCGGCTGTTTCAACCAGAGTGGTCACGGCACCAAAGTCAGTGACGTCGCAGGCGATCGGCAGCGCCTTGCCGCCCATGACTCGGATCTCCTCCGCTACGGCCTTTGCACGGTCCAGGTGGAAGTCGTTGACTACGATGCCGCCGGCGTTATGGGCTGCCATGTGTAGCGCGACCTGACGCCCCACACCTTGGCCTGCACCGGTAACCAGCGCAATCCGCCCCTTCAGATCCAGAATCGAGTCCATCATTTTCTCCTTTGATCGCTGGCTGGGGCGGGCCCGTCCGGCGCGGCGCGTTTTAAGGACTCGCGCCCTGTTTTTCAGATCTACGACGATGCTACACCTGCGGGAGAACGCGCCCCGTGGTTTGAGCTGTCGCGAACGGCTACGGATTGCTTCAGCCAACGCTCCGCAGTTCCTTGGTCGGCTAAAAATATAGAATGCAATAAAATGACCATAAAGTCAATTATCAAGTAGAGAGCGCCCAATGGTGGACGAAAAGAGCGACAAGCTGAGAACCAGGAGAGAGCCGGAGAGGGCGCGGGTAAAACCAAGCGGGCGGATCCGCGTGACCCATCTCTAGACGCTGGGAAATGGCAATGTCGAAAAGTGGGGGGCGTAAGCAATCTCGCGGCCCGCTTCAGTCCCTCCGGCTCATTTCTTTCGAGGCATAGCACCTGCGGTCATGCCGCCGTCCAGCACCAGTTCGGCCCCTGTCATGAAGCTTGAGGCATCGGAAGCCAAGAATACCACGGCTTCCGCGACCTCGTCCGCCGTTCCGGCACGGCCCATCGGAACATCGTTGTGTCCCATGCGGTTGGCATCGATGCGACGCGGCTGCTGCCCAGCATTGCCGAGCGGAATGGTGTCCCACAGAGGGGTATCGATCACGCCCGGATGGATCGAGTTGACTCGGACCTTGTCGCCTATGCCTGCGCATTCAAGCGCCAGCGCCTTCGCAAAGATGTGTGCACCCGCCTTCGACGCGCAATAGCCGGAGAAGGCTGCCGACCCGCGGAACGCGGCGACAGATGACATAATGATGATGCTGCCGCTTCCAGCGCGTCTCATCGCTGGGATCGCATATTTCGCACTAAGGAACACGCCGTCCAGGTTAATCGCGGTTTGTCGCCGCCAAGCCGCGAGCGTCATTTCAGTGACCAGACCCATCACCGCGACACCCGCATTCGCGACCATGATGTCGAGCCGGCCAAATCGCTGCTCGACTGCCTCGACGGCTTTTGCCCAGCCCGTTTCGTCAGTCACATCCTGGGTGAGTGCCATGGCAAGGGCGCCTGCGCCAGCCAGTGTTTCGGCCAGCACCTCCGCACGCACACCGTCTAAATCGGATACCACGACAGCTGCGCCTTCGCGCGCCAGCGCGGCGGCAGATGCGGCACCAATTCCTGATGCGCCGCCGGTCACGAACGCTACCTTTCCTTCCAACTTTGCCATGTGCCTAGTTCCTTTTGCGCCGTTCACACGTTGTGTTTTTGGCGCGAACAAGTGTTCCACAGGCGCCATTGCCCGCGGCTTCGTGAAATGACTTCGAGATATATATACTTGACTTTGAAGTCACGCGCTGCATTTATCTTCCTGCTTTTGATTGGATGTCGTGCCGCGCCGTGTCCGGCGGCAAAAGGAGGCAGGAATGAACGCTAACACTCAGGCGGGAATAGCAGGCAGCGTGAAAATGCGCAGTCGCCCCGAACAGACAGGGCTTCCCGAAAAAGAATATGAGGCATTCAAACGCGATATTTTCGAAGCTATCTGGCGAGATCTCGATCCCCTCGAGGAGCAGATCGAGAACGACGAGCACGTTCCTCACGAAATCGTCGACCCGCTGCTGCTGAAAATGGGAGCTTTCGGCCTCATGATCCCGCGCCGGTTCGGCGGCATCGGGCTCTCGACGTCGCAATACATGCCCATCCTGGCGGAATTTTCAAAAATTCAGGGCGGCATCCGCGTGCTCGTCCACGTGCACAACTCCGTGAGCCATGGCCTGCTGGAAATCGCATCTGAAGAGCAGCTCCAGGCAATCATGCCGGCCGTGGCAAAGGGCACGAAGTCCGTTGCGTTCGGTCTCACCGAACCCGATTTCGGTTCGGGCGCGGACATCGGAACCGGCGCGGTCCGCGACGGTGATGATTATGTCATCAACGGCCGCAAATGGCTGATCACCAATTCGGACTTCGCTACCCACTTTATGATTATCGCGAAGACCGACCCGTCGAAAGGGGCGGACGGTATCAGCAGCATCTTGGTCGAGCGGAATACGCCCGGCCTGACCGTTACCCCGCTGCCCGAGACGATGGGATGCAAGGGAGGCGAGCACGGCCAGATCGATCTGGTGAATGTCCGTGTGCCGGTGAGCAATATCCTCGGCAAGGAGGGCGAGGGGCTGACCCAAATGGAGGAAGTGCTCGAAATCAGCCGAGTATTCATCGCGGCCACGTCGCTCGGCACGGCCGAGCGCGCCATGGAACTGTCGCTTGATTTCGCGAAGAAGCGTGTGACGTTCGGCAAGGCCATTGCGTCGCGTCAGGCGATCCAGCGTTATATCGCCGAAATGGGCACCGACATCTATGCGCTGCGCGGCATGATTGCCGATGCGACGGCCAAGTGGGATTCGGGACGCCGTATTCCCGCCGAAGCGTCGATGAGCAAACTTTTCGGACTTGAGGCCGTGGGCCGCGTGACGGATCGTTCACTGCTGATCCATGGCGGCATCGGCTATACGCGCAAATATCCGATCGAACGCCTCTATCGCGATGCGCGCCTCAATTGGTTGGAGGAGGGTCCTCCGACCATCCAGATGGCGGTTGCAGCGCACGCATTCCTAAACGGCTACGATTGGGATGCTTGAACATGGTCAGTTGTGCGGGCAAGGTCGCGCTGATCGTCGGCGGTACGCGTGGCATCGGCAGGGCAAGCGTGCTTGCGCTGGCCAAAGAGGGGGCGACCGTAAT from Bradyrhizobium sp. AZCC 1693 encodes:
- a CDS encoding acyl-CoA dehydrogenase family protein — its product is MNANTQAGIAGSVKMRSRPEQTGLPEKEYEAFKRDIFEAIWRDLDPLEEQIENDEHVPHEIVDPLLLKMGAFGLMIPRRFGGIGLSTSQYMPILAEFSKIQGGIRVLVHVHNSVSHGLLEIASEEQLQAIMPAVAKGTKSVAFGLTEPDFGSGADIGTGAVRDGDDYVINGRKWLITNSDFATHFMIIAKTDPSKGADGISSILVERNTPGLTVTPLPETMGCKGGEHGQIDLVNVRVPVSNILGKEGEGLTQMEEVLEISRVFIAATSLGTAERAMELSLDFAKKRVTFGKAIASRQAIQRYIAEMGTDIYALRGMIADATAKWDSGRRIPAEASMSKLFGLEAVGRVTDRSLLIHGGIGYTRKYPIERLYRDARLNWLEEGPPTIQMAVAAHAFLNGYDWDA
- a CDS encoding NAD(P)H-dependent flavin oxidoreductase, with amino-acid sequence MNARFGDAALASALDRRISLPVIVAPMFLVSSVDLVVEACRSGIVGSMPTFNARTPAILDEWLGQIGDSLREEVSAPHAMNIIAHSSNTRFDEDLDVIVKHRVPLVISSVGNPARVIDKVNAYGGHVLADVASIKHARRAAEAGVNGLVLLCAGAGGHTGWLNPFAFVEEVRSFFDGPIALAGGLSNGRQVGALKALRVDYAFMGTRFLAAEENHANRTYRQMVIDSGADDIVLTSEVSGMPANMLRLSLERSDLDGKRPPSGKFEMTPNNDSQRAWRDVWGAGHGVGGVREVEPIREIVTRLKTEFAGALGVSNGE
- a CDS encoding TetR/AcrR family transcriptional regulator encodes the protein MARWKNSLRTSEEISGLKREAVVRESGRIFSRRGYHNASLDDVAKALNVSKGTLYNYTKDKEEILFQCCTMALDIGEKAFEAAKSGMNGAEKLRITLRNYIAMLHDELGACGVITEIDAMTPAHRKVIVARRDDHQQRFIAMMEEGTADGSLRMVDVKLAVYTFMGAINAIPRWYSPQGRLTNEQIADGMVDLLMNGLCSPQSPPDQTTKRRRKVR
- a CDS encoding SDR family oxidoreductase, whose amino-acid sequence is MAKLEGKVAFVTGGASGIGAASAAALAREGAAVVVSDLDGVRAEVLAETLAGAGALAMALTQDVTDETGWAKAVEAVEQRFGRLDIMVANAGVAVMGLVTEMTLAAWRRQTAINLDGVFLSAKYAIPAMRRAGSGSIIIMSSVAAFRGSAAFSGYCASKAGAHIFAKALALECAGIGDKVRVNSIHPGVIDTPLWDTIPLGNAGQQPRRIDANRMGHNDVPMGRAGTADEVAEAVVFLASDASSFMTGAELVLDGGMTAGAMPRKK
- a CDS encoding SDR family NAD(P)-dependent oxidoreductase; the protein is MDSILDLKGRIALVTGAGQGVGRQVALHMAAHNAGGIVVNDFHLDRAKAVAEEIRVMGGKALPIACDVTDFGAVTTLVETAEGEFGRIDILVNNAGNAGPTQGLSDIKPFWETGPDDWASWLGTNLYGVLNCTRAAIPGMLSRNAGRVITVISDAGRVGEPHLAVYSGAKAGAAGFMRGLAKAVGRHNVTANCIALAGVNTPGVAGLVPDDDTMKRILRAYVIRRMGEPSDAANMILFLASDAASWITGQTYPVNGGYSVSV